One part of the Pseudobacteriovorax antillogorgiicola genome encodes these proteins:
- a CDS encoding integrase core domain-containing protein — LKYHRYFKAWYESPEDASECLQKFFGWYNTEHRHINLGLMTPETVHQGKDKSVAKKRAAVLKQAFEAYPERFPKSGPRLPVPADSVGINVPVVRKSIPVLG; from the coding sequence CACTCAAATACCATCGCTACTTCAAAGCTTGGTATGAGAGCCCAGAAGATGCTAGTGAATGCTTGCAAAAGTTTTTTGGTTGGTACAACACTGAGCATCGACACATAAATCTTGGCTTGATGACGCCTGAAACTGTTCATCAAGGTAAAGATAAGTCTGTAGCTAAGAAGAGAGCTGCGGTTCTCAAGCAAGCTTTTGAAGCCTATCCAGAAAGGTTTCCAAAGTCCGGACCTAGACTGCCAGTACCCGCTGATTCTGTGGGTATAAATGTACCGGTGGTAAGGAAGTCTATACCCGTTTTGGGGTGA